The Engystomops pustulosus chromosome 4, aEngPut4.maternal, whole genome shotgun sequence genome contains a region encoding:
- the MDM2 gene encoding E3 ubiquitin-protein ligase Mdm2 isoform X1: MEEAENSAELRQVCNMNVSSSHTDCLERSAIMSTDKEKLVRPNSLLLNLLKSAGAEKETFTMKEVIYHLGQYIMAKQLYDEKQQHIVHCSNDPLGEIFGVQNFSVKEPRRLYAMISKNLVTTDTEDCFVETSEKEPSSCSQTEKSAHVSAEEQEKITPSVSSPKNSDSEENSSNGQPSEQQRKRHKSDSISLTFDESLSWWVISGLRCDRNSSDSTDASSNADHEVHSVSDDWSDQDSNSDQFSVEFEVESVYSEDYSPSAGEESLTDDDIDDEVYQVTIYQAEESGDSFDEDTEISEADYWKCSQCEEMNPPIPRYCKRCWALRKDWLPEQTEWKNNALKRKDMEDSQEDEGIDVPDGKKIKLTQEAQNSVVTKKEDEGIQSSESQETEDFSQPSTSGSSASCSQEELREGEHAHEDSSEQSLPLSSVEPCVICQTRPKNGCIVHGRTGHLMACFSCAKKLKRRNKPCPVCRQPIQMIVLTYFS; encoded by the exons atggaggaggccgagaACAGCGCGGAGCTAAG GCAAGTGTGCAATATGAATGTATCCTCATCCCATACTGATTGTTTAGAGCGCTCTGCCATCATGTCCACAGATAAGGAGAAGCTG gtaagacCAAATTCTCTTCTGCTAAATCTGTTGAAATCTGCTGGTGCCGAGAAGGAAACCTTCACTATGAAAGAG GTTATTTACCATCTTGGTCAGTACATTATGGCCAAGCAGTTGTATGACGAGAAGCAACAGCATATTGTCCACTGCTCTAATGATCCTCTTGGAGAAATATTTGGGGTACAGAACTTCTCTGTAAAAGAACCCAG GAGGCTGTATGCAATGATCTCTAAAAATCTGGTAACCACAGATACAGAAG ATTGCTTTGTAGAAACCTCTGAGAAAGAACCAAGTAGCTGTTCCCAAACAGAGAAGTCTGCACAC GTATCAGCTGAAGAACAAGAGAAGATCACTCCATCTGTATCGTCCCCTAAGAACAGTGATTCTG aAGAAAATTCTTCAAATGGTCAACCATCTGAACAACAGAGAAAGAGGCATAAGTCAGACAGTATTTCATTAACCTTTGATGAGAGCCTTTCGTGGTGGGTGATAAGTGGCTTACGCTGTGATAGAAATAGCAGTGATTCTACAGACGCCTCTTCTAATGCA gaCCATGAGGTGCACTCAGTAAGTGATGACTGGTCGGATCAAGACTCTAACTCTGATCAGTTTAGTGTTGAATTTGAGGTTGAGTCTGTATATTCAGAGGATTATAGCCCTAGTGCAGGTGAAGAAAGTCTCACTGATGACGATATAGATGATGAG GTTTATCAGGTGACTATATACCAAGCTGAAGAATCAGGAGACTCCTTTGATGAGGATACAGAAATTTCTGAAGCT GATTACTGGAAATgttcacaatgtgaggagatgaatCCTCCTATTCCAAGATATTGTAAAAGATGTTGGGCTCTTCGTAAAGATTGGCTTCCTGAACAAACAGAGTGGAAGAATAACGCCTTGAAAAGAAAAGACATGGAGGATTCCCAAGAAGATGAAGGAATTGATGTCccagatggcaaaaaaataaaactaacacAAGAGGCACAAAACTCTGTTGTCACAAAAAAAGAGGATGAGGGAATACAAAGCTCCGAATCCCAGGAAACGGAAGACTTTTCTCAGCCATCCACATCTGGAAGTTCTGCATCCTGTAGTCAGGAGGAGCTCAGAGAAGGAGAACATGCCCACGAGGATAGTTCAGAACAGAGTCTTCCACTTTCTAGTGTTGAACCTTGTGTCATCTGCCAGACCAGGCCCAAGAATGGATGTATTGTCCATGGCAGGACAGGGCATCTCATGGCATGTTTTTCCTGTGCGAAAAAGCTTAAGAGGAGGAACAAGCCTTGTCCTGTATGCAGGCAGCCAATTCAGATGATTGTATTGACCTACTTCAGCTAA
- the MDM2 gene encoding E3 ubiquitin-protein ligase Mdm2 isoform X3, whose translation MNVSSSHTDCLERSAIMSTDKEKLVRPNSLLLNLLKSAGAEKETFTMKEVIYHLGQYIMAKQLYDEKQQHIVHCSNDPLGEIFGVQNFSVKEPRRLYAMISKNLVTTDTEDCFVETSEKEPSSCSQTEKSAHVSAEEQEKITPSVSSPKNSDSEENSSNGQPSEQQRKRHKSDSISLTFDESLSWWVISGLRCDRNSSDSTDASSNADHEVHSVSDDWSDQDSNSDQFSVEFEVESVYSEDYSPSAGEESLTDDDIDDEVYQVTIYQAEESGDSFDEDTEISEADYWKCSQCEEMNPPIPRYCKRCWALRKDWLPEQTEWKNNALKRKDMEDSQEDEGIDVPDGKKIKLTQEAQNSVVTKKEDEGIQSSESQETEDFSQPSTSGSSASCSQEELREGEHAHEDSSEQSLPLSSVEPCVICQTRPKNGCIVHGRTGHLMACFSCAKKLKRRNKPCPVCRQPIQMIVLTYFS comes from the exons ATGAATGTATCCTCATCCCATACTGATTGTTTAGAGCGCTCTGCCATCATGTCCACAGATAAGGAGAAGCTG gtaagacCAAATTCTCTTCTGCTAAATCTGTTGAAATCTGCTGGTGCCGAGAAGGAAACCTTCACTATGAAAGAG GTTATTTACCATCTTGGTCAGTACATTATGGCCAAGCAGTTGTATGACGAGAAGCAACAGCATATTGTCCACTGCTCTAATGATCCTCTTGGAGAAATATTTGGGGTACAGAACTTCTCTGTAAAAGAACCCAG GAGGCTGTATGCAATGATCTCTAAAAATCTGGTAACCACAGATACAGAAG ATTGCTTTGTAGAAACCTCTGAGAAAGAACCAAGTAGCTGTTCCCAAACAGAGAAGTCTGCACAC GTATCAGCTGAAGAACAAGAGAAGATCACTCCATCTGTATCGTCCCCTAAGAACAGTGATTCTG aAGAAAATTCTTCAAATGGTCAACCATCTGAACAACAGAGAAAGAGGCATAAGTCAGACAGTATTTCATTAACCTTTGATGAGAGCCTTTCGTGGTGGGTGATAAGTGGCTTACGCTGTGATAGAAATAGCAGTGATTCTACAGACGCCTCTTCTAATGCA gaCCATGAGGTGCACTCAGTAAGTGATGACTGGTCGGATCAAGACTCTAACTCTGATCAGTTTAGTGTTGAATTTGAGGTTGAGTCTGTATATTCAGAGGATTATAGCCCTAGTGCAGGTGAAGAAAGTCTCACTGATGACGATATAGATGATGAG GTTTATCAGGTGACTATATACCAAGCTGAAGAATCAGGAGACTCCTTTGATGAGGATACAGAAATTTCTGAAGCT GATTACTGGAAATgttcacaatgtgaggagatgaatCCTCCTATTCCAAGATATTGTAAAAGATGTTGGGCTCTTCGTAAAGATTGGCTTCCTGAACAAACAGAGTGGAAGAATAACGCCTTGAAAAGAAAAGACATGGAGGATTCCCAAGAAGATGAAGGAATTGATGTCccagatggcaaaaaaataaaactaacacAAGAGGCACAAAACTCTGTTGTCACAAAAAAAGAGGATGAGGGAATACAAAGCTCCGAATCCCAGGAAACGGAAGACTTTTCTCAGCCATCCACATCTGGAAGTTCTGCATCCTGTAGTCAGGAGGAGCTCAGAGAAGGAGAACATGCCCACGAGGATAGTTCAGAACAGAGTCTTCCACTTTCTAGTGTTGAACCTTGTGTCATCTGCCAGACCAGGCCCAAGAATGGATGTATTGTCCATGGCAGGACAGGGCATCTCATGGCATGTTTTTCCTGTGCGAAAAAGCTTAAGAGGAGGAACAAGCCTTGTCCTGTATGCAGGCAGCCAATTCAGATGATTGTATTGACCTACTTCAGCTAA
- the MDM2 gene encoding E3 ubiquitin-protein ligase Mdm2 isoform X2 — translation MEEAENSAELRQVCNMNVSSSHTDCLERSAIMSTDKEKLVRPNSLLLNLLKSAGAEKETFTMKEVIYHLGQYIMAKQLYDEKQQHIVHCSNDPLGEIFGVQNFSVKEPRRLYAMISKNLVTTDTEDCFVETSEKEPSSCSQTEKSAHVSAEEQEKITPSVSSPKNSDSENSSNGQPSEQQRKRHKSDSISLTFDESLSWWVISGLRCDRNSSDSTDASSNADHEVHSVSDDWSDQDSNSDQFSVEFEVESVYSEDYSPSAGEESLTDDDIDDEVYQVTIYQAEESGDSFDEDTEISEADYWKCSQCEEMNPPIPRYCKRCWALRKDWLPEQTEWKNNALKRKDMEDSQEDEGIDVPDGKKIKLTQEAQNSVVTKKEDEGIQSSESQETEDFSQPSTSGSSASCSQEELREGEHAHEDSSEQSLPLSSVEPCVICQTRPKNGCIVHGRTGHLMACFSCAKKLKRRNKPCPVCRQPIQMIVLTYFS, via the exons atggaggaggccgagaACAGCGCGGAGCTAAG GCAAGTGTGCAATATGAATGTATCCTCATCCCATACTGATTGTTTAGAGCGCTCTGCCATCATGTCCACAGATAAGGAGAAGCTG gtaagacCAAATTCTCTTCTGCTAAATCTGTTGAAATCTGCTGGTGCCGAGAAGGAAACCTTCACTATGAAAGAG GTTATTTACCATCTTGGTCAGTACATTATGGCCAAGCAGTTGTATGACGAGAAGCAACAGCATATTGTCCACTGCTCTAATGATCCTCTTGGAGAAATATTTGGGGTACAGAACTTCTCTGTAAAAGAACCCAG GAGGCTGTATGCAATGATCTCTAAAAATCTGGTAACCACAGATACAGAAG ATTGCTTTGTAGAAACCTCTGAGAAAGAACCAAGTAGCTGTTCCCAAACAGAGAAGTCTGCACAC GTATCAGCTGAAGAACAAGAGAAGATCACTCCATCTGTATCGTCCCCTAAGAACAGTGATTCTG AAAATTCTTCAAATGGTCAACCATCTGAACAACAGAGAAAGAGGCATAAGTCAGACAGTATTTCATTAACCTTTGATGAGAGCCTTTCGTGGTGGGTGATAAGTGGCTTACGCTGTGATAGAAATAGCAGTGATTCTACAGACGCCTCTTCTAATGCA gaCCATGAGGTGCACTCAGTAAGTGATGACTGGTCGGATCAAGACTCTAACTCTGATCAGTTTAGTGTTGAATTTGAGGTTGAGTCTGTATATTCAGAGGATTATAGCCCTAGTGCAGGTGAAGAAAGTCTCACTGATGACGATATAGATGATGAG GTTTATCAGGTGACTATATACCAAGCTGAAGAATCAGGAGACTCCTTTGATGAGGATACAGAAATTTCTGAAGCT GATTACTGGAAATgttcacaatgtgaggagatgaatCCTCCTATTCCAAGATATTGTAAAAGATGTTGGGCTCTTCGTAAAGATTGGCTTCCTGAACAAACAGAGTGGAAGAATAACGCCTTGAAAAGAAAAGACATGGAGGATTCCCAAGAAGATGAAGGAATTGATGTCccagatggcaaaaaaataaaactaacacAAGAGGCACAAAACTCTGTTGTCACAAAAAAAGAGGATGAGGGAATACAAAGCTCCGAATCCCAGGAAACGGAAGACTTTTCTCAGCCATCCACATCTGGAAGTTCTGCATCCTGTAGTCAGGAGGAGCTCAGAGAAGGAGAACATGCCCACGAGGATAGTTCAGAACAGAGTCTTCCACTTTCTAGTGTTGAACCTTGTGTCATCTGCCAGACCAGGCCCAAGAATGGATGTATTGTCCATGGCAGGACAGGGCATCTCATGGCATGTTTTTCCTGTGCGAAAAAGCTTAAGAGGAGGAACAAGCCTTGTCCTGTATGCAGGCAGCCAATTCAGATGATTGTATTGACCTACTTCAGCTAA